Proteins encoded by one window of Alphaproteobacteria bacterium:
- the purQ gene encoding phosphoribosylformylglycinamidine synthase subunit PurQ: MKAAVIRFPGSNCDRDMFVALKQQFKDVSYIWHDDNKLPDNLDLIAIPGGFSYGDYLRCGSMAANSKIMQEVKKFANKGGYIIGVCNGFQILTEANLVPGVLLRNEKLKFISKRITLEVVNRSSKFTHKINQAEINIPIAHHDGNYFCTNDQLKALQDNEQIAFKYQNNVNGSIANIAGILNKNKNILAMMPHPERAVEPNVGGVDGKQIFLSILS; the protein is encoded by the coding sequence ATGAAAGCAGCAGTTATTAGATTTCCAGGGTCAAATTGTGATAGAGACATGTTTGTCGCATTAAAACAGCAATTTAAAGATGTTAGCTATATATGGCATGATGATAATAAATTACCCGACAATCTAGACTTAATTGCTATACCTGGAGGTTTTTCATATGGCGATTATTTAAGATGTGGCTCTATGGCAGCTAATTCTAAAATTATGCAAGAAGTCAAAAAATTTGCAAATAAAGGTGGTTACATAATTGGTGTATGTAATGGTTTTCAAATTTTAACTGAAGCAAATCTTGTGCCTGGTGTGTTGCTTAGAAATGAAAAATTAAAATTTATCTCCAAAAGAATAACATTAGAAGTGGTTAATAGATCTTCTAAATTTACCCATAAAATAAATCAAGCTGAAATTAATATTCCAATTGCCCATCATGATGGCAATTATTTTTGCACAAATGACCAACTTAAAGCTTTGCAAGATAATGAACAAATAGCTTTTAAATATCAAAATAATGTTAATGGTTCAATTGCAAATATTGCTGGTATTTTAAATAAAAATAAAAACATCCTAGCTATGATGCCACACCCAGAAAGAGCAGTAGAGCCTAATGTTGGCGGTGTAGATGGCAAACAAATATTTTTATCTATATTAAGTTAA
- the purS gene encoding phosphoribosylformylglycinamidine synthase subunit PurS, with protein MKAKVFVTLKNGVLDPQGSAIKNSLTNIGITSIESITQGKYFELNILENDKNKVEEIIEEACKNLLANTVIENYKYELV; from the coding sequence ATGAAAGCTAAAGTTTTTGTTACTCTTAAAAATGGTGTACTAGACCCACAAGGTAGCGCTATAAAAAATTCATTAACCAATATTGGAATAACTTCTATTGAGTCAATAACTCAAGGAAAATATTTTGAGTTAAATATCTTAGAAAATGATAAAAACAAAGTAGAAGAAATAATAGAAGAAGCCTGTAAGAACTTACTCGCTAACACAGTTATAGAAAATTATAAATACGAATTAGTTTAA